cagtgaccatgtaacgcttttacaacatacagaagtgcgctggttatcaaggtgCAAAGTCTTGATACGTTTTttaaaattgagagacgagcttaaaggtttctttactgaccatcattttctcTGGTCTGACCGCTttcatgatgacgagtttctcacctGGCTGGActctctgggtgatgttttttctcacctgaatgatctgaatctaggattactgGGACgccacaactatattcaatgtgcgggacacaATTGAAGTTATAATTAAGaggttggagctcttctctgtctgcattagcaaggacaacacacaggtctttccatcattgtatgattttttgtgtgcaaatgagctCAAtcttatggacaatgtcaaatgtgatatagcgaagcacctgagtgagttgggtgcgcaattacgtaGGTACTTTTCTGAAatagatgacacaaacaactggattcgttatccctttcatgccctgcctccagtccacttaccgatatctgaacaagagagcctcatcgaaattgcaacaagggGTTCTGTGAAAAGTGAATTCAATCAAGctactgccagatttctggattgggccgCGCTCAGAGTatctgccttggcaaatcgtgctgttaagacactgatgccctttgcaaccacgtacctatgtgagagtggattctcggccctcactagcatgaaaactaaatacaggtacagattatttgtggaaaaatacaacccaatacaacccaacattgcagttatgtgcatcctttcaagcatacccttctcattaacctgtggtgagttattcacaatttttggtgaacaaataaggttttatacataagatggctaaataaagatcagaattattaattattatattcatatttgtgccctggtcctataagagctctttgtcacttcccacgagccgggttgtgacaaaaactcacactcattcttatgtttactCAATGTATCGTATgccaggcttacaatgatggcaaaaaacacaaTTTGAGaatgcgctgaccctggtgctaaaGGGGATACagagctggaggttgaatgtttgaaggggtacgggactttaaaaactttgggaaccactggttcACAGTGATGGGTGAGTGGTCTTGCATTAGTTATGAACCTAAGCATTCCATAATACACCACATCCAGCACCTTAAGGGTACTAGCATAGGCTCACATATAAATAATGTCACCATAATCCAACGCAGATAAAAAATGTCCCTTGCTCAAGGTCCTTCCTAACAgacataaaaaaatatttaaaaaaatcaacTTCAGTTTCTTTGTCCAAGTTTTCATCTAACCAGATGCCTAGGTACTTGTCCTGAAAAGCCTTCTCAAATTTAGAGGCACAGAAGTAGACAGTTGTGTCCTCAGCATTTAGGTGGAGTTTTGCAGAGTTCTTTTTTTTCATCAACATCATTAATATACAGTGTAAAGGAGTCCCTAAAATGGAACTCTTTTCATGAGCTGTCATAAACTGATTTCATGCCCTCCTGTGCCACACACTGGGTTTTCCATCAGAGAGGAAGTTTTGAAACCAATCCAACGCTCCAGCACCAAAAACAATTTGTTCTAATCTATGCAGCAACAGGGCATGGTCAACGGTGTTGAAAGCTTTCAATAAATCAGTCAAATTGGCCCTGGTGTGTTAGCCTGCAGCACTTAGTCAGTACAGGGAAGATTCTCACTGCCTCGCTTGCATTTAAGCCTTTTCTGCTGACTGTGTTTGTTGGACTAATTCTCACAACTAAAATGGCTGCCTACAAACCACCAAAGAATAGCACTGTTTcagtgttacggttttcttctgtcgaaggagaggaggaccaaaatgcagcgtggttatctttatacctctttaataaagatgaacaatatacaaaacacaagaaccgtgaaaaaccGAACCAGCCCTATCtgatgcaaacaaacacagagacaggaacaatcacccacgaaacactcaaagaatatggctgcctaaatatggttcccaatcagagacaacgataaacacctgcctctgattgagaaccactctcggcaaccatagacttacctagactacttcactaaaccacaatcccataacctacaaaaaaaccctagacaaaacacaccacataaatacccatgtcacaccctggcctgaccaaaataataaagaaaacacaaaatactaaggccagggcgtgacattcagACGAAAGGCAGTGGTTAAAGTGGATGATGGTAAGACGGTTAGTCCATTGAAGTAGAACAACGCCCCCATACTGACTTTGCACCCCctgacctgtctctgtctccccctctctgtctgtgtgtacgtaATGGAGGCTTTATTCATCAGTAGCACCATGGTAAAAACAGTGGCTTGTTTACGTGCATCATACCGGCTGTGTTTCTGCATTTTGAAGGttatatatcttgaaaacttgattgctgacatgcaaaacattttgggactatatcaacgaTGGACGaaataaacaaatacaaaaagagttgggtggagttttcctttaattTCCTCATAATTTCACCACCTTTATGTGTGAGGAAACCATAAATAAGGTCTAGCGAACCTGCCCTTTGCAAGTGGAAAAAGCAcctactttctttttttctatagAAATAACAGCATTCTCCATGCAATGTAATTTATAAATTGATGAAAGCTATTTTattaagagctaggtaaatcagTAATCCATTGAGAAGCcccttggacctagacttggcgctccggtaccgcttgcaaagagcagagagaacagtatatgactagggtggctggagtctttgacaattttttgggccttcctctgacaccacctggtatagaggtccttggtggcaggaagctttgccccagtgatgtactgggcctatcCTCTGGAgtgtcttgcggtcggaggctgagcagttgctataccaggcagtgatgctctcgatggtgcagctgtagaatcttttgaggatcagacgacccatgccaaatcctttcagtctcctgaggaggaataggttttgttgtgccctcatcacgactgtcttggtgtgcttagaccacgatagtttgttggtgatgtggacaccaaggaacttatgGGGAGCCACCATCAGTAATACCCATATCCATTTATAAAACTGtcactttatttttttatatatatttttttctttaacctttatttaaccaggtaggccagttgagaacaagttctcatttacaactgcgacctggccaagataaagcaaagcagttcgacacatacaacaacacagagttacacatggaataaacaaaacatacagtcaataatacagtagaaaaaagtaaacaaaaagtctatatacagtgagtacaaatgaggtaagataagggagttaaggcagtaaataggccatggtggcgaagtaattacaatctAGTAATTAAACAATGGAATGGTAGATGTACAgaatatgaatgtgcaagtagagatactggggtgcaaaggagcaagatgaataaataaatacagcatggggaagaggtagaaagATGGGCTGTTTTACAGATGGgcaatgtacaggtgcagtgatctgtgagctgctctgacagctggtgcttaaagctagtgagagagatatgagtctcatagatgcttaatgtgagtctggaaggagagtttacagtctaaccaaacacctaggtatttgtatttgtccacatattctacgtcagaaccgtccagagtagtgatgttggacgagCGGGCAGGTGAgtgcagtgatcggttgaagagtatgcatttagttttacttgcatttaagagcagttggaggccatggaaggagaatggcattgaagctcgtctggaggttagttaacatagtgtccaaagaggggccagaagtatacaaaatggtgtcgtgtgcgtagaggtggatcagagaatcatcagcagcaagagcgacatcattgatatatacagagaaacgagtcggcctgagaattgaaccctgtggcaccccatagagactgcccgaggtccggacaacaggccctctgatttgacacactgaactctgtctgagaagtagttggtgaaccaggtgaggcagtcatttcagaaaccaaggctgttgagtctgccgataagaatgtggtgattgacagagtcgaaatccttggccaggtcgatgaatacggctgcacagtattgtcttttatcgatggcggatgcacctatgaccagctcggaaaccagattgcatagcagagaaggtacagtgggattcgaaatggtcggtattctgtttgttaacttgactttcgaagaccttaaaaggcagggtaggatagatataggtctgtaacagtttgtgtctagggtgtctccccctttgaagatggggatgatcacggcagctttccaattgTTGGGGATCatagacgatacgaaagaggttgaacaggctagtaatagcgGTTACAACAATTgcagcggataattttagaaaaagagggtccagattgtctagcccggccgATTTGTAAAGGTCCAGATTTTGCAAAATGTTCAgatcatcagctatctggattcgggtgaaggagaaatggggaggcttgggcaagttgctgtgggggtgcagggctgttcaCCGGGGTAGGtaggccaggtggaaagcatgcttattgaaattctcaattatcgtggatttatcggtggtgagtgtttcctagcctcagtgcagtgggcagctgggaggaggtgctcttattcttcatggactttagtgtcccaaaactttttgcagtttgtgctacaggattcaaatttctgtttgaaaaagctagctttAGCTTTCATAACTGCCtctgtatattggttcctaacttccctggaAAGTTTCATTTCGCGGGGGCTTTTCGATACTAATGGGGTACGCCACAGGAtgattttgtgctggtcaagggcagtcaggtctggagtgaagggctatatctgttcctgtttctacattttttgaatggagcatgcttatttaagatggtgaggaaagcacttttaaagaataaccaggcgtcctttactgacggaatgaggttaatatccttccaggatacccgagccagttcaattagaaaggcctgctcgctgaagtgttttggggagcgtttgacagtgatgaggggtggttgtttgaccgcggACCTATTATGGAAGCAGGCAAtaaggcagtgattgctgagatcctggttgaagacagcagaggtgtatttagagggcaggtttgtcaggatgatatctatgtgggtgcccatgtttacggatttggggttgtacctggtaggttcattgatcatttgtgtgagattgagggcatctagcttagattgggatggctggggtgttaagcatgtcccagtttaggtcacctgaCAGTACAAgttctgaagatagatggggggaaatcaattcacatatggtttccagggcacagctgggggctgaaggtggtctataacaagcagcaacggtgaaagacttgtttctggaagtagaagtagaagtagaagctttagaagtagaagctcgaattgtttgggcatagacctagATAGTATAACAGAACTCTGCAGGAACTCTGCAGGTTCTCTCCATACATTcagacaccccattctttctatAGAATTTTAGTTCAGAGCAGATATTTAACAGTTCTTAGAAAACGTAGTCACATAAATATTGAGGTTGAGATTTTACCATAATTCCATTACCAAAGTTTACATCAGCACAGTTCTTCCACTAAATTATTCCGTGGAAATTTTGAAATCAAcattttttgtttggcatacattttaaagtgaaaaaacGTGTTTCCGTTTCCTTCCGTTTCCTTCCGTTACCGTTGAATTGCCCATATTCGTTTTAAACTCATAGAGTTTTCTGAAAGACTCAAAATTCCTAAAATTTGAAAACATTCACTAACAAAATCAAGGATGCTGATAATCCTAAAGTTGTTTTGATGAAGTTTATCTTTATTAATAgattatttcaattgattgagaCATGCGGTTCTTATGTAGTCTACTTCACATTCTATTACACAGTGTGACATGGAAACTAAGAGCACCGTGAGAGCACTCCGAACATGACGTGCATTTGAttcgttttttttttcaatttgttACTCTGCTCGTTGTTATCCACTTTTATTGTAgaccagtgtctaacatatggTACGTTGCCATAAAACTAGCACGTGGACCCTGCTTGGTCTCCCTCTCATAGATTCATCATAAATGTATTGGGCGTAGTCCTGAAGTAGTCATTAACGATCATTGCATGTAATAGCTCTAGGTCAAGTTATGACTTAACGACCAGAAGTTTTTCCTAGTCAGGTCAcatggcttggaaaaactccagACCCTCATCATAATTCATCATGTGGATCAGTTTTTCCTGATCATTTGACCAGGCCCTAGTCAGGCCCTAGTCAGGCCCTAGTCAAAACCTCTGTTATATTGTCAAAAACATGACGCAGAGCATTTTGTAGGGCCTTATTATGACAGAACACGCAGATGAAGAGTCGCTGCGTTGCTTGTCCAATACACCGAGGCACGTTATTTACAGTCGTTCCAATCAAAGCTGCTCTCATTGAATCAAAGCTGCTCTCATTGAATCAATGCTGCTCTCATTGAATTTAAAGTGTGTgctcatttttatttaacctttatttaactaggcaagtcaacaTAGGAACTGAAtcttatttagaatgacggcctaccaaaatgcGTGAGGACGTGAGGACGAGGCTCTGCTCTGCTGTCATGGCTAAACTAGATTAGATGCAGTGATATTACCTGTTGGAGGGAGGAGATAGCGTTAACGTGGATGGAGCTTCCTGATTGGCCAAGTCGACCTGTGGTCTGTACCTCACAGGGTTAATAGCCAGACACAATCTCATTAATTCCTTGTGCCATCTCCACGGCGATGTCGTTCCATAAGCGATGTGAGGCAAATCGATTGGACAGATAATATGGGATCGTTTAAGCCTCAAGCCTGTTATCCATTATAATCATAGAACGGTCTGTGACGACAGGCGTTGCATGCCTTCATTTGCCCCTGTGGCCAATTCAGTATTCACAATCACTGTATAATGTGGAACAGGCATTTTTCACTTCTTTCTACCCCATACCTGTGTTGTGTCAGTAGGAATGTTATCTTGCTGCTGAGTTGTGGGCGACACCATCTGTGAGTGTCTGTCagaggcagagtgtgtgtgtgtgtgtgtgtgtgtgtgtgtgtgtgtgtgtgtgtgtgtgtgtgtgtgtgtgtgtgtgtgtgtgtgtgtgtgtgtgtgtgtgtgtgtgtgtgtgtgtgtgtcagaggagcGTTGTGCCTCACGAAGCCCATGTGAAAAATGATCACAACTGCTTTCTAAGCTGACTGACTGCAGTTCCTTTCGAAAAAAAAGTGGAGAGTATTTTTCTGTGCTACTGACAGAGTTTGAATGTCAAAACCATCAGTGAACCGTTCTTTTCAAAACATGATCACCACACTTCCAAATGAAACATTTATTTCAGCTTGGCTATTTACAGTTGTCCCTTTGGGCTGCTTGCATGAATGTGTTTGAGCAAGTGAAAgcaacagagagaacacagcaggACTCAACAGAGACGTTGGGCATTAATGCTTTACAACCCCTATGATTCAGACTTGACCTCTGTGGCAAATGTATGATTCTGCAAATTATTCAATTATTGACAAAGTACTTAAGCATAGGCAGTTTCGGCTTATCATCCAAccccaaataaataaatacattcttACATGTATAGcatatacagtacaataaatAGGTTTACAGACAGAAGGACATAGGTCAAACAAACACATGTGCTCTAAACTCcgggtaaaagaccaagtcaaaATTACAAACTTGTCATAGCTGCACCACCTCAGTATGAGAAACCTCATTTGACTTGGCTTGTAGTCAGTCAACCATCACACTGACATCTAGCATCTCTATTTTTTGCATACAACCTCCTGTGCTACACAGTCAAATAATGTTCTTCATCCAGCGGGAAAAACAAAGCCCATATGATTGTCACACTTCAGAGCAGCAGGGAGTATGTGAACATGCTACTTTATTTTCAAAGACACGTGTCGTTGTCATCAACCACGGGCCTCACTCATTGTTCATGTGTGGTGTCATTCGTTGTCATACGTTGCTATCCCATCATTCGCTGTGTGGCATTGTATTTTATCATCTACAACTATTGACTCCAGTCACAGTGTAGTCGTGCGTGACGTGCATGTCCCATTCCGGAACACCATACCAGATGCCAGACATTCCTTAGGGAAGTCTTTCTGTCCATTGGTGGCCTGTCTCTTCAGAGCTACGGCACGGTAGTCCACCTGTTCTCCATCCAGCCCAGACTCCAGCCAACGGAAACACACAATCCTCTGGAACGACCGCCGGAAGTTATCGGACACGAAGCCATAGAGGATGGGGTTGGCGCCGCTGTTTGCGTAACTCAGGATGACAAAGAGCTGGGTGACCATGGCGTCCGGGGGGCGGTGGAACACGCTGACCAGCTGGACGATGTAGAAGGGCATCCAGCAGAGCACGAAGACCGCCACAATGCACAACACCATCCGTGTGATCTTTTTCTCCGAGCGCCTTCGCTGCAGCCAACCGGCTTTGAGCCCGACCGCACGCATGCGCGCCACCATCAGGCAGTAGCAGAGGCAGATAGCACCTACGGGAAGCAGGAAGCCGAGCAGGAAGGTGTACACCACGAACGCCACTGACCATGCAGCCTCAGGCCACAGGAAGTTGCAGTCCACGCCGCCATCCTGCGCCGGGACCGTGTCAGCAAAGATGATGATGGGGAGGATGACGAGGAGCGAGAGGCCCCACACGCAGACGTTGACCACCTTTGCCACGGTGGGACGGCGGTAGCGGGCAGCCTTGATAGGGTGAACCACAGCCACATATCGATCCACGCTCAACACCGTCAGACAGAAGATAGATGTAAACATGTTGATGCCGTCCACGCTCAACACCAGACGGCACATGAGCGAGCCAAACGGCCAATGACGTATAGCCGCTGAAGTCGCCAAGAACGGAACACTCAACATAAACAGTTCATCTGCAATTGCCAGATTTAATATATAAATATTGGTGGCAGTTTTCATCTTGGCGTATTTGAGGATGACATAGATGACCATGGCATTGCCTGTAAGACCCACACAGCAGACCAGTGCGTAGATGGAGGGGATGATGATCTTACTGGCATCAAGTTCCTGGTCGTAGTCCTCATAGTCTAGGCTGGAGTTGTAGGGGAGGCCGGTGGGGTATTCTGGGTAGTCACTGGACCGGTTGGTGGCCATGTTTTCCATTTTACCAGTTTACCTCAGTTTTTGCCTCTCCTAGGCCCCTTGGAACTAAGATGCGACTTTGAGTGTATGTTTTCCTATTCAGTCCAGTCTGTCATACCTACTGATTTGAGTCTCTCAGACCCATTATAGAAAATAGTACTCTTCTCAATGCTCTTAGCTGGCTCTCTGTTAACACCAAAGTGTTGCTTTAGTGTAATGTATCATGGATCTCTGTTAAACTCCTTTCATAATTGGTTCAAAAAGAATGGATAGGGCAGAGTTTTTCTCACTATTGAACCCTAAAGTTCACTTCTGCTTTTTTCTGATTTTCTGGTCTTAATAGCTAAAGTGTCTTTGACTTCCGTTATATTCCTTTGATAAATGGGTCAAAAAGGAGTGATGAAGGAGCAGTGGGAGCATGAAAGATCCTCATTTTTGTAGAGGTGCAGCTCTGAAGAGACAGGAGGGAATGTAATGTCTGTAAAGTGTTATTCTCCAATCTCATGGTCCACATGCAACATAGAGGGGGTTAACCTAAACCAAATCAGATTCATTGAGTCTCTCAATTCTCATGTTGCTCTGTTTCTCATGGACTTCTCATTATAAAGCCTAGCCTTGGTAGTTTCTACTCTCCACTGACTGAAGCAATTTGATCCAAGGATGAATTCTTGGCAGCCAAATGTGTAACATTCCATATTCATTCACAAATAAACTCACATCTTATTACCCATCTGTTTGCAGGTGGTGAAATCAGGGCGAGGTTTCTGGGTCTCATTCAAACACAAGGAACCTCGCCAAGGGAGAACGTTCATTTCTCTTGATTAGAATGTCCTATTGTAAGGATTTGGACCTGGAGTGGTTGGGAGTTGTCCTGTTCTGTCTGGTTCATCCCAGCTAGTCGAATGGCATACTCATCAGGAGTGGTCTTTGGTAAGAGATGCTGTGGGGAATTCTACACTTTCACCATTCCATGTTTCTGTTTCTGTGGTGATAGAGGGGAGCGGGTTCTCACGGGTGGTTATTCAGTCGCTACACCCCGGCTGAACAAGTACATGACAATTCCTGGCTTTGATATGAGCTCATCCCCGGGATACGTTTACACTCCCATTTTCCCATTGAGTTGGCTCCAGGATGCCTGTAAGAAAACACAAAAGAGCAATCACTTGTTTATTCTCTAAAGGAACTTCAAACAAAACATGAGAAGAACTCTGGCTCTACCCTGGGTTTTCACAAGAGGTAGCTATCACGTGTCAATGGCAATTAATGGCATTGTTTGTTCTTTCCATTCATGTTTCGCTTGCAGTTTGTGATTAATTTGAAAGACAAGTCTTTTCCTTCGATAGCTGATTAAATACTGAGGCGTTGCGGTCTCTCTGCACCTGAACGGAAGAGAAACTAGGATTCCATTTCGCCTCCGTATTCCCCAGATGTGACACCAGCATGACATTCAAAAAATTCCCTGTTGTGTTTGTACATAATGAAAAAGGTTCCAGCAGAAATGCTATGAGGGGCGAAATACATCTGCCACATGTATCGCCTGGCTTGTtagtatgtgagtgtgtgagtgaaccTATGCAAGGTCACTGCTCTCCTCGTCCAATTACAGTCGaatgtgagaggcagagagacacctTTGACACTTAATGACTTTCTGACAATGAGCAAACATCTAAGG
Above is a genomic segment from Oncorhynchus masou masou isolate Uvic2021 chromosome 23, UVic_Omas_1.1, whole genome shotgun sequence containing:
- the LOC135510724 gene encoding somatostatin receptor type 1-like, which gives rise to MENMATNRSSDYPEYPTGLPYNSSLDYEDYDQELDASKIIIPSIYALVCCVGLTGNAMVIYVILKYAKMKTATNIYILNLAIADELFMLSVPFLATSAAIRHWPFGSLMCRLVLSVDGINMFTSIFCLTVLSVDRYVAVVHPIKAARYRRPTVAKVVNVCVWGLSLLVILPIIIFADTVPAQDGGVDCNFLWPEAAWSVAFVVYTFLLGFLLPVGAICLCYCLMVARMRAVGLKAGWLQRRRSEKKITRMVLCIVAVFVLCWMPFYIVQLVSVFHRPPDAMVTQLFVILSYANSGANPILYGFVSDNFRRSFQRIVCFRWLESGLDGEQVDYRAVALKRQATNGQKDFPKECLASGMVFRNGTCTSRTTTL